The following coding sequences lie in one Alloacidobacterium dinghuense genomic window:
- a CDS encoding ABC transporter permease has protein sequence MATSLFSTTLRRQPLAVIGAILLVVFVGIALLAPLLAPYNPAAIDLNHRLMAPGHAHWFGTDELGRDIFSRTLYGARLSLLVATSVVGCSLLLGLILGGLAGYYGGVLDTALNVFVMNAFLALPGILLAIAFVAFLGPGLINLILALSIGGWVGYARLVRAQVLAVREREFVEAARSLGASDLRIFTRHILPNILQPVIVQSAIGMAGAVLAEATLSFLGLGVPPPAASWGAMLNDGRSHLFDAPHLVVFPAIAVMLCVLSFNFLGDALRDYLDPRTRMSVGL, from the coding sequence TTGGCCACGTCCCTTTTCTCCACAACTCTTCGGCGGCAGCCTCTGGCTGTGATCGGCGCAATCTTGCTCGTTGTGTTTGTGGGCATAGCGCTGCTTGCGCCGCTGCTCGCGCCTTACAATCCTGCGGCAATTGATCTGAATCACCGGTTGATGGCTCCGGGACACGCGCACTGGTTTGGCACCGACGAGCTTGGGCGCGATATCTTTTCGCGCACTCTGTACGGAGCACGATTGTCGCTGCTGGTAGCGACATCCGTCGTTGGCTGTTCCCTGCTGTTGGGGCTGATTCTTGGCGGCCTCGCGGGATACTACGGCGGCGTACTGGATACCGCGCTGAATGTTTTTGTGATGAATGCATTTCTCGCCCTGCCTGGAATTCTGTTGGCCATTGCATTTGTCGCATTCCTGGGCCCGGGATTAATCAATCTGATCCTTGCGCTTTCCATTGGTGGATGGGTGGGCTATGCGCGGCTGGTCCGCGCGCAGGTGTTGGCAGTTCGCGAGCGTGAATTTGTAGAGGCAGCCCGCTCGCTGGGTGCGAGCGATCTACGTATCTTCACGAGGCATATTCTGCCGAATATTCTGCAGCCGGTAATTGTCCAATCGGCCATTGGCATGGCCGGTGCTGTACTGGCTGAGGCCACGCTGAGTTTCCTTGGACTAGGTGTGCCGCCACCAGCCGCGAGCTGGGGAGCGATGCTGAATGACGGTCGCTCGCATCTGTTTGACGCGCCGCATCTGGTGGTCTTTCCGGCGATTGCGGTGATGCTTTGCGTGCTGTCGTTTAATTTCCTGGGGGATGCGCTGCGGGATTATCTGGATCCGCGGACCCGAATGAGCGTTGGGCTATAG
- a CDS encoding sodium:solute symporter family protein, with amino-acid sequence MNFAPVDWVIVVTYLAASLAIGLAGRKYVGSTAHFLVAGRELGTWIGVATLAATEIGTITFMYNSELGYRYGFAALSAALISGVVMIFVGRTGFVIRRLRELRLMTVPEYFEVKYSRGLRILTGLLVALGGILNMGVFLKIEGEFLTVTSGLNSRYLIPTMIAILLLELIYTTVGGMVSVVITDYLQYVLLSVATIIITLYAVHFAGWHTMVDRVEKLMGPSGFNPIVAPKFGFSFLVWQILLWFAIHTCWQTTAMRMFATRSPEVSKRVMTWTGFIFLGRGMLPMLWGIAALVLFGHGPMSNGVPQAVVQGRVMAPIDAMPAMLSQILGTGIRGIVVAGMLAATMSVNSSYLLGWSAVISQDVIAPLRRVSGKAPLGDKGELFVNRVCNACVGLFLIFWGLYYTPPGAVYLYLNITGTIFLAGAFVCVVGGLYWRRANVAGGYLAMLMGAIGAIVPFFVLHRSESFSGFASFGLATAGLLVGSLIGSRSKRTIAEVKL; translated from the coding sequence ATGAACTTTGCTCCTGTCGATTGGGTCATCGTCGTCACCTATCTCGCTGCTTCGCTGGCTATTGGGCTCGCAGGCAGAAAGTACGTGGGTAGCACAGCGCACTTTCTCGTTGCTGGCCGTGAACTTGGTACGTGGATCGGCGTGGCAACCTTGGCAGCTACCGAAATCGGCACGATCACATTCATGTACAACAGCGAGCTTGGTTACCGTTATGGTTTTGCCGCGCTCTCAGCTGCTTTGATCTCGGGCGTTGTGATGATCTTCGTGGGCCGCACAGGATTTGTGATTCGCAGGCTGCGCGAACTTCGATTAATGACCGTGCCGGAATACTTTGAGGTCAAGTACAGCCGGGGGTTGCGCATCCTTACCGGCCTGCTGGTGGCACTGGGCGGCATCCTCAACATGGGCGTGTTTCTCAAGATTGAGGGCGAATTCCTGACCGTAACAAGCGGATTGAACAGCCGGTACCTGATCCCGACGATGATCGCCATCCTGCTGCTCGAGTTGATCTACACCACGGTCGGCGGAATGGTTTCGGTCGTAATCACAGACTACTTGCAGTATGTGCTGCTTTCGGTTGCTACGATCATCATCACGCTCTACGCGGTCCACTTTGCGGGCTGGCACACGATGGTCGATCGTGTAGAGAAGCTCATGGGGCCGAGCGGTTTCAATCCGATCGTCGCGCCGAAGTTTGGTTTTAGTTTTCTTGTCTGGCAGATTCTGCTCTGGTTTGCGATTCACACTTGCTGGCAAACGACGGCGATGCGTATGTTCGCGACGCGCAGCCCGGAAGTCTCAAAGCGCGTGATGACCTGGACGGGCTTTATTTTTCTCGGACGCGGCATGCTGCCGATGCTCTGGGGAATCGCGGCGCTGGTGCTCTTCGGTCATGGTCCGATGAGTAATGGCGTACCGCAGGCGGTGGTGCAAGGCAGAGTAATGGCGCCAATCGACGCTATGCCTGCGATGCTGTCGCAAATTCTTGGAACCGGCATTCGCGGTATTGTGGTTGCGGGTATGCTGGCAGCAACGATGTCGGTGAACAGCTCTTATCTGCTCGGATGGAGTGCGGTGATTTCGCAGGATGTGATCGCTCCGCTGCGTCGCGTCTCTGGTAAGGCACCCCTTGGCGACAAGGGCGAGTTGTTTGTGAATCGCGTGTGCAACGCTTGTGTCGGACTGTTTCTCATCTTCTGGGGACTGTATTACACGCCGCCGGGTGCTGTGTACCTGTATCTGAATATCACCGGAACGATCTTCCTTGCCGGTGCGTTCGTTTGTGTAGTCGGCGGGCTTTATTGGCGACGGGCGAATGTTGCCGGCGGCTATCTGGCTATGCTCATGGGAGCTATCGGAGCCATCGTGCCTTTCTTTGTGCTGCATCGAAGCGAGAGCTTCTCAGGCTTTGCATCGTTCGGACTGGCTACTGCTGGACTGCTGGTGGGATCGCTTATTGGGTCTCGCTCGAAGCGCACGATTGCGGAGGTCAAGCTATGA
- a CDS encoding amidohydrolase family protein → MAERDIPDKFVAMVTATAEVTLPLSEFHPRSMLVTEEHLPDRGRFPVIDYHNHLDALDPRDVLKVMDACGIEHIVNITMQIGEAALRMIDKFRKADPLRFSTIAWMDWSGIERDDFAAVTIDRLERQVERGAVGLKFWKDLGLSVRDGSGALLRVDDERLAPIFDKAAELSIPVMFHTADPAAFFLPIDSKNERYEELAAHPDWGFYGSQYSKQELLDQRDRVFERHPRTTFVAAHVAESGEDLSCVATMLKTYPNVLIDISARTPELGRQPYTARKFFLRFSDRILFGSDLLPEISMYRLYFRFLETADEYFEYPSHASRQGRWNIYGVDLPDDVLEKVYRKNAERLLRR, encoded by the coding sequence ATGGCGGAGAGGGACATTCCCGATAAATTCGTCGCAATGGTTACGGCAACTGCGGAGGTCACTTTGCCGCTAAGTGAGTTTCATCCTCGCTCGATGCTCGTGACGGAAGAGCATCTGCCCGACCGCGGCCGCTTCCCTGTTATCGATTACCACAACCATCTCGATGCGCTCGATCCCCGCGATGTGCTCAAGGTGATGGACGCATGCGGCATAGAACACATCGTCAACATCACAATGCAGATCGGCGAAGCCGCGCTACGAATGATCGATAAATTTCGCAAGGCTGACCCTTTGCGCTTTTCTACGATCGCGTGGATGGATTGGTCCGGAATCGAGCGTGATGATTTTGCCGCGGTCACAATCGATCGGCTGGAGCGGCAGGTGGAACGCGGAGCCGTCGGACTGAAATTCTGGAAAGATCTTGGCTTGAGTGTGCGCGACGGCTCTGGTGCGCTCTTGCGTGTGGACGATGAGCGGCTGGCTCCGATTTTCGACAAGGCAGCGGAACTGAGCATTCCGGTCATGTTTCACACGGCAGATCCGGCGGCATTTTTCCTACCGATCGACTCGAAGAATGAACGCTACGAAGAATTGGCTGCGCATCCCGATTGGGGTTTCTATGGATCGCAGTATTCAAAGCAGGAATTACTCGACCAGCGTGATAGGGTCTTTGAGCGCCATCCTAGGACGACCTTCGTCGCGGCGCATGTGGCTGAGAGCGGGGAGGACCTGAGTTGTGTTGCGACAATGCTTAAGACTTATCCGAATGTGTTGATTGATATCAGCGCGCGCACGCCCGAACTTGGGCGTCAGCCCTACACCGCACGTAAGTTTTTTCTGCGCTTTAGTGATCGAATTTTGTTTGGAAGTGACTTGCTGCCAGAAATCTCAATGTATCGTCTCTATTTCCGCTTTCTCGAAACAGCAGACGAATACTTTGAATATCCAAGCCATGCCTCACGCCAGGGCAGATGGAATATCTACGGCGTCGATCTTCCGGATGACGTTCTTGAGAAAGTCTATCGCAAGAATGCTGAACGTTTGTTGCGGCGCTGA
- a CDS encoding zinc-dependent alcohol dehydrogenase family protein: MKFKAWRVESPDGEFREVEFLRPAVEGNQVLVRISASGVNPLDTKIRAGKAAHAQQPLPAVLGLDMAGTVEKLGQDVTAFAVGDEVYGMVGGVGGQQGTLAECIVVDADLLAHKPKSLTMRECAALPLSTITAWEGLADRGKVHAGQKVLIHAGAGGVGHVAIQIALAFGAEVFATVSPDKKKIVEDFGATPIDYRATSVEEYVAAYTDGKGFDIIYDTVGGGTLDASFAAVRRYTGHVVSCLGWGSHTLATLSFRGGTYSGVFTLLPLLTGEGRAHHGEILTQAAALVEAGKLRPLLNDRHLSTAEIDTAYALVAAGPLGKVVVEL; encoded by the coding sequence ATGAAGTTCAAGGCTTGGCGTGTTGAGAGTCCGGATGGAGAGTTTCGCGAAGTGGAATTTCTTCGTCCCGCCGTCGAAGGGAATCAGGTCCTGGTTAGAATCTCTGCCAGCGGAGTGAATCCGCTTGATACGAAAATTCGCGCGGGCAAAGCGGCGCATGCGCAGCAACCGCTCCCTGCAGTGCTTGGCCTCGATATGGCCGGAACGGTTGAAAAACTTGGGCAAGATGTCACGGCCTTCGCCGTTGGAGACGAAGTGTACGGCATGGTCGGAGGTGTTGGTGGCCAGCAGGGCACGCTGGCAGAGTGCATCGTTGTCGATGCGGACCTGCTGGCCCACAAGCCGAAGAGTCTTACCATGCGAGAGTGTGCGGCATTGCCTCTGAGCACAATTACCGCCTGGGAGGGTCTCGCCGATCGTGGCAAGGTGCATGCCGGACAAAAAGTGTTGATCCACGCCGGGGCCGGAGGAGTAGGCCATGTCGCGATTCAGATTGCGCTCGCATTCGGGGCAGAGGTCTTCGCGACCGTCTCGCCAGATAAGAAGAAGATCGTAGAAGATTTCGGCGCTACGCCGATCGACTATCGCGCTACTTCAGTCGAAGAGTATGTCGCTGCTTATACCGACGGAAAAGGCTTCGACATCATCTACGACACGGTTGGGGGTGGAACACTCGATGCCTCCTTTGCTGCGGTGAGGCGATACACGGGTCATGTTGTAAGCTGCCTTGGTTGGGGATCGCATACGCTTGCCACTCTCTCTTTCCGCGGTGGCACGTACTCGGGCGTCTTTACTCTGCTTCCGCTCCTCACGGGCGAAGGCCGAGCGCATCATGGCGAGATCCTTACCCAGGCGGCAGCGCTCGTTGAAGCAGGCAAGTTGAGGCCGCTTCTCAACGATCGACACCTTTCGACGGCGGAGATAGATACGGCGTACGCTCTGGTTGCAGCTGGCCCTTTAGGAAAAGTAGTGGTTGAACTTTAG
- a CDS encoding protoglobin domain-containing protein: MKRVAEYIHGYTYGSPDVAKSQVSQRELEDLKVSVGFTDEDQRYLLLAGEVLADQTRRIVEHWRSGIIAGIPNLARHSRSPEGDALPDYLAKSNLRFEQWILDTCLRPYDQEWLNYQQEIALRHTSQKKNKVDGVQSTPFVPLRDIIAFVAVINETIRPYLSAKGHSAEDVDKMHRAWCKSLQLQLALWARPYATSGQTPNEW; this comes from the coding sequence ATGAAGCGCGTTGCCGAATACATTCATGGCTACACCTATGGGTCTCCGGACGTCGCAAAGTCGCAAGTCTCGCAGCGCGAATTGGAAGACCTGAAAGTAAGCGTTGGGTTCACCGACGAAGACCAGCGTTATCTTCTTCTAGCTGGCGAGGTTCTCGCAGACCAGACTAGACGAATCGTCGAGCATTGGCGCAGTGGCATCATTGCCGGCATTCCAAACCTTGCAAGGCACTCGCGCTCGCCGGAAGGAGACGCGCTGCCCGACTATCTCGCGAAGAGCAATCTGCGTTTTGAACAGTGGATTCTGGATACGTGCCTGCGACCATACGATCAGGAATGGCTCAACTATCAACAGGAAATTGCATTGCGCCACACGAGTCAGAAGAAGAATAAGGTTGATGGCGTTCAATCAACTCCGTTCGTGCCGCTGCGCGACATCATCGCATTTGTCGCTGTCATAAACGAAACCATCAGACCGTATCTATCCGCTAAGGGACATTCTGCTGAGGACGTGGACAAGATGCATCGGGCATGGTGTAAATCTCTCCAACTTCAGTTGGCGCTTTGGGCCAGACCGTATGCGACCAGCGGCCAGACTCCCAATGAGTGGTGA
- a CDS encoding dihydrolipoyl dehydrogenase family protein has product MGESVKEYDLIILGSGEGGKYLAWTLAKQGKRVLVVERKYVGGSCPNIACLPSKNIIHSAKVASYFQRSEEFGITKDNFTINMSVVRDRKRKMVDGLVDMHLDKYKGSGAELLMGSGRFIGPRTLEVTLHDGSTRVVRGTDVVIGTGTHATLPAIPGLAESKPLTHIEALELDQIPQHLLVLGGGYVGLELAQAFRRFGSRVTIVERNSRLAHREDEDVSQALHELCHDEGIELALNTVIRAAEGESGKSTKLRVVQNGSEKTIEGSHLLVATGRTPNTAGIGLEVARVELTDRGYIKVNERLQTTAPGVWAVGDCAGSPHFTHISFDDFRVIVDNLSGHDRVTTGRQVPFCMFTDPELARVGLNENEAKAQGIAYRLARIPMAVDLRTRTLSETRGFMKALVDTKSDRILGFTVFGVGGGEIMGAVQIAMIAGLPYTALRDAVLTHPTLLEGLIALFSSVPPV; this is encoded by the coding sequence GTGGGCGAGAGTGTAAAAGAGTACGATCTTATCATCCTGGGCAGCGGTGAGGGTGGCAAATACCTTGCTTGGACTCTGGCAAAGCAAGGTAAGCGTGTCTTGGTAGTCGAGCGCAAGTATGTTGGTGGCTCATGTCCTAACATTGCATGCCTGCCGAGCAAGAACATTATTCACAGCGCCAAGGTCGCCTCTTACTTTCAAAGAAGCGAAGAGTTCGGAATCACAAAAGACAATTTCACAATCAACATGTCGGTCGTTCGCGATCGCAAGCGGAAAATGGTCGATGGGTTGGTTGATATGCACCTTGACAAATACAAGGGGAGCGGCGCGGAGCTTCTAATGGGATCAGGGCGCTTCATCGGCCCTAGAACGCTAGAGGTTACGCTTCACGATGGAAGCACACGCGTCGTTCGCGGTACCGATGTCGTAATCGGCACTGGCACGCATGCCACGCTGCCTGCGATTCCCGGGCTTGCTGAATCGAAGCCACTGACACATATTGAAGCTCTCGAGTTGGATCAGATTCCGCAACATCTCCTCGTCTTGGGAGGTGGGTACGTCGGTCTGGAACTGGCGCAGGCCTTCCGACGCTTCGGCAGTCGAGTAACAATCGTTGAACGGAACAGCCGCCTGGCGCACAGGGAAGATGAGGACGTCTCCCAGGCTCTCCATGAACTTTGCCATGACGAAGGCATTGAGTTGGCTTTGAACACGGTTATCAGGGCTGCGGAAGGAGAATCCGGCAAGTCCACAAAGCTTCGCGTCGTTCAAAATGGATCCGAGAAGACTATCGAGGGTTCTCATCTCCTAGTCGCAACCGGTCGCACGCCGAACACCGCTGGCATTGGGTTAGAGGTTGCCCGAGTCGAACTAACCGATCGCGGTTACATTAAAGTGAATGAGCGTCTGCAGACGACTGCGCCCGGTGTTTGGGCTGTCGGAGATTGCGCAGGCAGTCCACATTTCACCCATATTTCGTTCGACGATTTTCGCGTCATCGTTGACAATCTCTCCGGTCATGACCGCGTTACTACCGGACGGCAGGTGCCTTTTTGCATGTTTACCGATCCAGAACTCGCCAGGGTCGGTCTCAATGAGAATGAGGCAAAAGCTCAGGGAATTGCCTACCGGTTGGCAAGAATTCCGATGGCCGTGGATTTGCGTACGCGTACCCTTTCTGAGACGCGAGGTTTCATGAAGGCGCTCGTCGACACAAAAAGCGATCGCATTCTCGGCTTCACCGTATTCGGCGTGGGTGGTGGAGAGATAATGGGTGCGGTACAAATTGCGATGATTGCGGGTTTACCCTATACAGCTTTGCGTGATGCCGTGCTGACACATCCCACGTTACTTGAAGGACTCATCGCGCTATTCTCGTCCGTCCCGCCAGTTTAA
- a CDS encoding TolC family protein, with protein MAIKNNPRVSVARLLALAQHQVVRETRAAELPSANAAITAVDAEDGTRISAGSLTASRLIEHAGAGGSFTQLIMDFGRTRNLVASSKLQEKAQNANALATTEDIVLATDQAFYNALQAQALLKVAQQNVHTRQTTETQVSQLTKNNLKSTLDLSFADVNLSQGKLLLLDAQSNADSTMAALDAVLGLDRQVTYDLVESNTQLQSPPPDADQLIQVGLQQRPDLQALNYSAQSAVKLSHAQRDQMFPTISAAGTAGSVPIRTSQYYIANWWGGIGVNMNIPVFNGFLYSAQAKEATIRAQAASEQSRDLRDQIVRDIRTSWLMANTAFQRVTVSAELLKQANLALTLAQTRYQMGLSSIVELSQAQYQQTDAAISNTNAQYQYRLALATLNYQIGTTP; from the coding sequence ATGGCAATCAAGAATAATCCGCGAGTCAGTGTCGCCCGCCTGCTGGCACTAGCGCAGCATCAAGTCGTGCGCGAGACGAGGGCTGCGGAATTGCCCTCGGCCAACGCCGCAATCACCGCCGTGGACGCGGAGGATGGAACCCGCATCTCTGCAGGTTCGCTTACCGCCTCCCGCCTCATCGAGCATGCGGGCGCAGGAGGTAGCTTCACGCAGTTGATTATGGATTTCGGAAGAACAAGAAATCTTGTCGCTTCTTCAAAACTCCAGGAAAAAGCCCAGAACGCCAATGCTCTGGCCACCACTGAAGACATCGTTCTGGCAACGGACCAGGCTTTTTACAATGCGCTTCAGGCTCAGGCCCTGCTGAAGGTTGCGCAGCAAAATGTGCATACGAGGCAAACAACGGAGACACAGGTAAGCCAGCTTACAAAGAACAATCTCAAGTCCACCCTTGATCTGAGCTTTGCCGATGTGAACCTTTCTCAAGGCAAGCTGTTGCTTCTAGATGCGCAAAGTAATGCCGATTCAACCATGGCAGCGCTTGATGCCGTGCTCGGTCTCGACCGACAAGTGACCTATGACTTAGTGGAGAGTAACACGCAGCTACAGTCACCACCACCCGACGCGGATCAACTTATACAAGTGGGGCTGCAACAGCGGCCAGATCTGCAGGCTTTGAACTACAGTGCACAATCGGCAGTCAAGCTTAGCCACGCGCAGCGCGACCAGATGTTCCCGACCATCAGCGCAGCGGGAACAGCAGGCAGCGTTCCCATTCGCACGTCGCAATACTACATCGCGAACTGGTGGGGCGGCATCGGGGTCAATATGAACATCCCGGTCTTCAATGGATTTCTCTATTCGGCGCAGGCAAAAGAGGCAACGATTCGCGCTCAGGCTGCTTCCGAACAGAGTCGCGATCTTCGCGATCAGATCGTGCGTGATATTCGAACATCCTGGCTAATGGCAAATACCGCGTTCCAGCGTGTTACAGTTTCCGCCGAATTGCTGAAGCAAGCCAATCTCGCGCTCACTCTGGCTCAGACGAGATATCAGATGGGTCTGAGCTCGATCGTGGAGTTGAGCCAGGCGCAATATCAGCAAACCGATGCTGCTATCAGTAACACGAATGCACAGTACCAGTACCGCCTCGCATTGGCCACGCTCAACTACCAGATCGGAACTACTCCATAG
- a CDS encoding efflux RND transporter permease subunit, translating into MPKFALRYPYFIIMVCMVIVVVGITNIFGMPVDLFPKIDIPVVVVATFYSGMPPQQIEADITDTFERFFTLGSNIDHIESRSLTGVSLIKIYFKPGTDPNAALSNIANLAMADLRRLPPGTLPPVVLGMDASSQPVCLVTLKGKGLNETSLKDLAQFQVRNQIANVPGASVPQPFGGRYRQIMVYVDPVKLQAYNMSLMDVVHAVNESNLILPAGDVRIGTKDYNIYANSQVPTPDEINDLPLKSLGNASVLVANVGKAEDAGTIQTNIVRIDGQRSVYIPILKQGGGSNTITIVDGMKHAIRGLVDIPSSLRTAVVFDQSIFVKGAIRNLIKEASIGLVLTGVMILVFLGSPRATFAVLLSIPLSALVCLLIMNAMGGSINTMLLGGLALAFSRLIDDSVVVLENIFRYMEMGEAPPLAAEKGGMEVSLAVLAATSTTSIVFFPVTFFAGVSKYIFTDLALGVVLSIFASYIFAMTVVPLYCSKFIHLSHVHEGNRPPSLFRRSEAKFNEYFHRMLDYYEVQVTRAMKRPGRTAAIILGGVAAVLFGLFPILGRAYFPRTDPGQFVINIKCPSGTRIELSNQYIAEVENEIRQVIPGHDLGMIVSNIGITPDLSAIYTSNSAMDTAFVQVSLNEDHKTGSYAYMGRVRRRLAADIPQLTTYFQAGGLVDSVINQGLPAPIDIQVSGNDLDQSFGIALDIAKKVKNLKNVSDVLIPQDLRYPGLELNIDRERANLINISPQEVVDNVITAMTSNGMIAPSYWIDPKTGNNYMLTVQYFDQKIANMSLDDFKQIPLRASDVTAYTPLQSVANIKEINTPTEVDHYQIRRVIDVYVMPSTETLVGVSHGVNKIINSVNIPKNVRIKVRGAAVNMNESFTRFAIGLLLSIALVYLILMAQFTSFIDPFIILMAIPPGLAGVVLILLMTHSTLNIMSLMGVIMMTGIVVSNSILIVEFATILHKQGKPLLEAVVQSCKIRLRPILMTSLATLLGMIPMALGFEAGSEQYAPLARAIIGGLGVSVVVTVFLVPAVYLLIHGRREEKGAPAEA; encoded by the coding sequence ATGCCTAAGTTCGCGCTGAGATATCCGTACTTCATCATCATGGTGTGCATGGTGATTGTAGTGGTGGGCATTACCAACATCTTTGGAATGCCGGTCGACCTGTTTCCAAAGATTGATATTCCAGTCGTCGTCGTGGCGACATTCTACTCCGGCATGCCACCGCAACAGATCGAAGCAGACATCACCGACACCTTCGAGCGCTTCTTCACGCTCGGCAGTAACATTGATCACATCGAGTCGCGTTCGCTCACCGGCGTAAGCCTTATCAAGATTTACTTTAAGCCCGGCACCGATCCAAACGCCGCGTTGAGTAACATTGCAAACCTTGCCATGGCCGACTTGCGGCGATTACCACCTGGCACTTTGCCCCCGGTCGTCCTGGGCATGGATGCATCAAGCCAGCCAGTATGTCTCGTAACTCTGAAGGGGAAAGGCCTGAACGAAACAAGCCTAAAGGATTTAGCTCAATTCCAGGTGCGCAATCAGATTGCGAACGTTCCTGGAGCCTCCGTGCCACAGCCTTTTGGCGGACGTTATCGCCAGATCATGGTGTATGTCGATCCGGTAAAGTTACAGGCTTACAACATGAGCCTGATGGACGTGGTTCATGCGGTAAACGAATCGAATCTGATTCTGCCCGCTGGGGACGTGCGCATTGGCACAAAGGACTACAACATCTATGCCAATAGCCAGGTTCCTACTCCCGATGAGATCAATGATTTACCGCTGAAGTCGCTAGGGAATGCTTCGGTGCTCGTCGCCAACGTCGGGAAAGCCGAAGATGCCGGAACTATCCAAACCAATATCGTGCGAATCGACGGTCAGAGGTCGGTGTACATCCCGATACTGAAACAGGGCGGCGGCAGCAACACTATCACAATTGTGGATGGAATGAAGCACGCGATCAGAGGTCTTGTTGATATTCCATCATCGCTGAGGACTGCCGTTGTTTTCGATCAGTCCATCTTCGTCAAAGGCGCCATCAGGAACCTTATTAAGGAAGCCAGCATCGGCCTCGTGCTCACTGGCGTGATGATCCTGGTCTTCCTGGGAAGTCCACGCGCGACCTTCGCTGTACTGCTCTCGATCCCACTCTCAGCACTCGTATGCCTGCTCATCATGAACGCAATGGGCGGATCGATCAACACGATGCTGCTGGGCGGCCTCGCTCTTGCATTCTCGCGTCTGATTGATGACTCCGTCGTGGTGCTTGAAAACATCTTCCGCTATATGGAGATGGGGGAAGCTCCGCCGCTGGCTGCGGAAAAGGGTGGCATGGAGGTGTCACTTGCAGTTCTGGCGGCTACATCGACCACATCCATCGTCTTTTTCCCGGTTACATTCTTCGCTGGCGTCAGCAAGTACATTTTCACCGATCTTGCTCTCGGAGTTGTGCTCTCTATCTTCGCCTCATACATATTTGCGATGACGGTAGTACCGCTCTATTGCTCAAAATTTATCCATCTTTCTCACGTTCATGAAGGAAACAGGCCGCCATCACTCTTCCGCCGGTCCGAAGCCAAATTCAACGAGTATTTTCATCGCATGCTGGACTACTACGAGGTTCAGGTTACCCGTGCGATGAAGCGGCCCGGTAGAACTGCGGCCATCATCCTTGGTGGAGTTGCAGCTGTGCTATTTGGGCTTTTTCCGATTCTCGGAAGAGCCTACTTTCCGCGCACAGATCCCGGGCAGTTCGTAATCAACATCAAATGTCCCAGCGGAACGCGCATTGAGTTAAGCAATCAATACATTGCCGAGGTCGAAAACGAAATCCGGCAAGTCATTCCCGGCCATGATCTCGGTATGATCGTGTCGAATATTGGCATCACGCCGGATCTATCTGCGATCTATACCAGCAATTCGGCGATGGATACCGCCTTTGTGCAGGTCAGTCTAAATGAGGATCACAAGACAGGCAGCTACGCCTATATGGGACGCGTGCGCCGCCGGCTTGCCGCTGACATACCGCAGTTGACAACCTATTTTCAGGCTGGAGGCTTGGTGGATTCAGTCATCAATCAAGGCTTGCCGGCGCCGATCGATATTCAGGTGAGCGGCAATGATCTCGATCAATCCTTCGGAATTGCTCTTGACATCGCAAAGAAGGTAAAAAACCTCAAAAATGTGAGCGATGTCTTGATACCGCAGGACCTGCGGTATCCCGGCCTAGAACTCAATATTGATCGGGAACGGGCGAATCTTATCAACATCAGTCCACAGGAAGTCGTTGACAACGTCATCACCGCCATGACCTCAAATGGCATGATCGCGCCAAGTTACTGGATCGATCCGAAAACCGGAAATAACTACATGCTTACGGTGCAGTACTTCGATCAGAAGATCGCTAACATGAGCCTCGATGACTTTAAGCAGATTCCGCTGCGCGCATCCGATGTGACGGCTTATACGCCGCTGCAATCGGTTGCGAACATCAAGGAGATCAATACGCCGACAGAAGTTGATCACTATCAGATCCGTCGTGTGATCGATGTTTACGTGATGCCCTCGACTGAAACTCTGGTGGGTGTCAGCCACGGCGTCAACAAGATCATCAACAGCGTGAACATTCCTAAGAACGTGCGTATCAAGGTCAGAGGCGCAGCAGTCAACATGAATGAATCCTTTACGCGGTTTGCCATTGGGCTTCTCTTGTCGATCGCGTTGGTCTATCTCATCCTCATGGCGCAGTTCACGTCGTTCATCGACCCATTCATCATTTTGATGGCGATCCCTCCGGGATTAGCAGGCGTTGTTCTCATTTTGTTGATGACGCACAGTACGTTGAACATCATGTCACTGATGGGCGTAATCATGATGACCGGCATCGTTGTCTCGAACAGCATTTTAATCGTCGAATTCGCAACCATCCTACATAAACAGGGCAAACCGCTTCTTGAGGCAGTGGTTCAGTCGTGCAAAATCCGCCTGCGACCGATTCTGATGACTTCGCTAGCCACCCTTTTAGGAATGATTCCGATGGCCCTTGGCTTTGAAGCGGGCAGTGAGCAATACGCACCACTTGCGCGTGCAATTATCGGTGGGCTGGGTGTCTCGGTTGTCGTCACCGTTTTTCTCGTCCCAGCCGTGTACTTGCTGATCCATGGACGACGTGAAGAGAAAGGCGCGCCTGCGGAGGCATAA